A single Candidatus Polarisedimenticolaceae bacterium DNA region contains:
- a CDS encoding DUF2075 domain-containing protein, translating into MRLYSGLSTDFIRDAAHNRIAAKLKDAYFREFRHNPPPSEVNSWQNSLRAMSQVVDLAGLHDHGVLLEYQLPMTSKRLDCMVCGQNGERRDQAVIVELKQWQACGDAGVENLVTAFVGGRERDVLHPAAQVNQYERYLEDSHTAFYEGTAPVGLASCAYLHNYYATDGDTLFTDRFASILSRSPVFTADDVDPLQEFLRVRLSSGHGEPVLRRVEQSKYRPSKKLLEHVGKLVKGHPTYVLIDEQLVAYERVLATARAGFDARKKEVIIIRGGPGTGKSVIAMNLLGDLSAAGLNAHYATGSKAFTETLRKVIGSRGSEQFKYFNSYANADVNAIDVLICDEAHRVRETSNSRYTKKTERSTKPQVRELFDAAKVSVFFVDDKQSVRPGEIGTTDYLRKQASDCGCEVREYTLEAQFRCAGSDAFVNWINNTLGIERTANVIWEGDERFDFRLFESPGSLDEEIRRKAATGVTARLTAGFCWPWSTPNTDGTLVEDVVIGNFRRPWNARPDAGKLARGIPNANLWAYDSGGIDQVGCVYTAQGFEFDFVGVIVGNDLRYDPDTGDWIADRTQSHDRKVKAGKHRFAEFIKNTYRVLLSRGLRGCYVHFMDKETERFVRSRVEWKSGPALNVAAESKNSSDPGT; encoded by the coding sequence ATGCGCCTTTACTCCGGGCTCTCCACCGACTTCATACGTGACGCCGCGCACAATCGAATCGCCGCGAAGCTGAAGGACGCATACTTCCGGGAATTCCGTCACAACCCGCCTCCGTCCGAGGTCAACTCCTGGCAGAACTCTCTTCGGGCAATGTCACAGGTCGTCGACCTTGCGGGTTTGCATGACCACGGCGTCCTCCTCGAGTACCAGTTGCCCATGACGAGCAAGCGATTGGACTGCATGGTCTGCGGCCAGAATGGTGAGCGCCGCGATCAAGCGGTCATCGTTGAGCTCAAGCAGTGGCAGGCCTGCGGAGACGCCGGTGTCGAAAACCTCGTTACCGCGTTTGTGGGTGGGCGCGAGCGTGACGTACTGCATCCGGCAGCCCAAGTAAATCAATACGAGCGCTACCTCGAGGACAGTCATACCGCGTTCTATGAGGGGACAGCGCCGGTAGGCCTGGCGTCGTGCGCCTACCTGCACAACTACTACGCTACCGATGGTGACACGCTGTTTACCGATCGATTCGCGTCGATTCTGTCGCGCTCGCCGGTATTCACGGCCGACGACGTCGATCCGCTGCAGGAGTTCCTTCGAGTCCGCCTCTCCTCCGGCCACGGTGAGCCGGTGCTGCGACGGGTCGAACAGAGCAAGTACCGCCCAAGCAAGAAGCTTCTGGAGCATGTCGGAAAGCTCGTCAAGGGGCATCCGACCTACGTCTTGATCGATGAGCAGTTGGTGGCGTACGAACGTGTGCTGGCCACCGCGCGTGCTGGGTTCGACGCTCGAAAGAAAGAGGTCATCATCATCCGGGGCGGCCCCGGCACGGGAAAGTCGGTAATAGCGATGAACCTCCTCGGAGACCTTTCAGCGGCGGGATTGAACGCTCACTACGCCACCGGGTCGAAGGCGTTTACCGAAACACTTCGCAAGGTGATCGGTAGTCGCGGCAGTGAGCAGTTCAAGTATTTCAACAGTTACGCTAACGCCGATGTGAACGCAATCGACGTACTAATCTGCGACGAAGCGCACCGCGTTCGGGAGACGAGCAACAGCCGTTACACGAAGAAGACCGAGCGCTCGACGAAGCCACAAGTGCGCGAGCTGTTCGACGCCGCTAAGGTCAGCGTGTTCTTCGTAGATGACAAACAGAGCGTGAGGCCCGGCGAAATCGGCACGACCGATTACTTGCGAAAACAGGCGTCCGACTGCGGATGCGAAGTTCGCGAGTACACACTGGAAGCGCAGTTCCGTTGTGCCGGGTCGGATGCTTTCGTGAACTGGATCAACAATACGCTTGGAATCGAGCGGACCGCGAACGTCATCTGGGAGGGAGATGAACGGTTCGACTTTCGCCTCTTCGAGTCTCCGGGATCCCTCGACGAAGAGATCCGCCGAAAAGCAGCAACGGGAGTAACGGCGCGTTTGACCGCTGGGTTTTGCTGGCCATGGTCCACTCCCAACACCGACGGTACACTCGTAGAAGATGTTGTGATCGGAAATTTCCGGCGGCCGTGGAATGCACGACCGGATGCTGGCAAGCTCGCCCGCGGGATTCCGAACGCAAACTTGTGGGCTTACGATTCGGGGGGGATCGATCAAGTCGGCTGCGTGTACACGGCGCAGGGCTTTGAGTTCGACTTCGTCGGTGTGATCGTTGGGAACGATCTACGCTACGACCCCGACACTGGCGATTGGATCGCCGATCGCACCCAGTCGCACGACCGAAAGGTCAAAGCAGGCAAGCATCGATTCGCGGAATTCATTAAGAACACCTACCGGGTATTGCTGTCACGTGGGCTGCGCGGATGCTACGTCCACTTCATGGACAAGGAAACCGAACGATTCGTGCGGAGTCGAGTGGAATGGAAGAGTGGACCTGCTCTCAACGTCGCCGCCGAGTCAAAGAATAGCTCAGACCCGGGGACTTGA
- a CDS encoding DNA/RNA helicase domain-containing protein produces MASDDSLSPHGWHSNFPEFEKASPRVIRARLSEFIIDANPQQVGAWDDSIPKLQTEVREVMTDEPDADLYTAILEYQLPLESRRADVILLVRGAVVVLELKGKTSASQADIDQAAAYSRDLSNYHRACSGRAVHAVVVPTAARGELGVRSGVHIVGPDALDRLVRRLQPPWPRDIVEAQAFLGYDAYRPLPTLVRAARELFASGALRRIERASANTAPAIDEVTRIIREAAATRSRRLVLVTGVPGSGKTLVGLRIVHAHFLDDLAIARAGERPSAPAVFLSGNGPLVEVLQYELRGAGGGGKTFVRGVKDYVKQYSRGTSRIPPEHVLVFDEAQRAWDRERVEEKHEQGGAAGRSEPEHFIEFASRIPDWCVVVGLIGSGQEINVGEEGGLIQWRQAIEGAPNPCEWQVHGPGDALNDFGGSAIRSETNSGLRLNVGVRYHLAKDVDALVECVLAGDSAGANALALRLDGTYSPRITRNLSIARKYLRDRYANDSEARFGLVASARDKDLVGFGIPNDFASTRIRYGPWYSDGDDGPYSCRHFRELVTEFGAQGLELDATLLAWGTDLIRVDGEWSTKRARGYKRGVHVRNPHQLRLNAYRVLLTRGRDGTVIFVPPLLELDDTADFLSACGFVSLENR; encoded by the coding sequence ATGGCATCCGATGACTCACTTTCACCACATGGGTGGCATTCTAATTTCCCGGAATTCGAGAAAGCCTCCCCACGTGTCATCAGAGCGCGGCTGAGCGAATTCATCATCGATGCCAACCCCCAGCAGGTGGGCGCTTGGGACGATTCCATCCCAAAGCTTCAGACCGAAGTCCGCGAGGTGATGACCGATGAGCCCGATGCGGACCTCTATACCGCCATCCTGGAGTACCAGTTGCCGTTGGAGTCTCGCCGGGCAGATGTCATCCTGCTCGTTCGGGGCGCGGTCGTAGTTCTTGAGTTGAAAGGCAAGACGAGCGCTAGTCAAGCGGATATTGATCAAGCGGCGGCGTACTCACGAGATCTCAGCAATTATCACCGCGCGTGCTCGGGACGCGCTGTTCACGCTGTTGTCGTACCCACGGCAGCACGCGGCGAACTCGGCGTTCGTTCAGGCGTGCACATTGTCGGACCTGATGCTCTTGACAGGCTCGTCCGCAGACTCCAGCCACCGTGGCCGCGCGACATTGTGGAGGCTCAGGCATTTCTGGGCTATGACGCATATCGGCCGCTTCCGACGCTCGTGCGAGCGGCGCGAGAACTGTTTGCCTCCGGCGCACTTCGTCGCATCGAGCGAGCAAGCGCGAACACTGCGCCGGCCATTGACGAGGTGACTCGGATCATCCGCGAGGCTGCGGCGACACGCAGCAGACGCCTTGTCTTGGTAACTGGCGTACCGGGTTCCGGGAAAACGCTCGTGGGACTGCGAATTGTCCATGCGCATTTCCTCGATGATCTCGCGATCGCGCGCGCGGGTGAACGACCCTCGGCACCGGCGGTATTCCTTTCCGGAAACGGGCCACTGGTCGAGGTATTGCAATACGAGCTTCGCGGCGCCGGTGGCGGTGGGAAAACATTCGTGCGAGGCGTGAAGGACTACGTGAAGCAGTACTCTCGTGGAACGAGCAGGATTCCACCAGAACACGTCCTTGTTTTTGACGAAGCCCAACGAGCTTGGGATCGAGAGCGCGTAGAGGAAAAGCATGAGCAGGGAGGCGCGGCCGGCAGGTCCGAGCCAGAGCATTTCATTGAGTTCGCCTCACGTATTCCGGATTGGTGTGTTGTTGTCGGGCTCATTGGAAGCGGTCAGGAAATCAATGTGGGTGAGGAAGGCGGATTGATTCAGTGGAGACAGGCTATCGAAGGTGCGCCAAACCCGTGCGAATGGCAGGTTCACGGCCCCGGCGACGCATTGAACGACTTTGGTGGCTCAGCCATTCGCAGTGAGACGAACTCCGGACTCCGGCTTAATGTTGGAGTTCGCTATCACCTCGCCAAAGACGTCGACGCGCTAGTCGAGTGTGTCCTTGCGGGCGATTCCGCTGGTGCAAACGCGTTGGCGCTGAGGCTTGACGGCACTTACAGCCCAAGAATTACCCGGAACTTGAGTATCGCGCGAAAGTACCTCCGAGATCGATATGCGAACGATTCCGAAGCGCGATTCGGACTTGTTGCGTCGGCTCGCGACAAGGATCTCGTCGGATTCGGTATCCCTAATGATTTCGCGTCGACAAGAATCCGTTACGGTCCTTGGTACTCGGATGGCGATGACGGTCCGTATTCTTGCCGTCACTTTCGTGAGCTCGTTACGGAGTTCGGAGCGCAGGGATTGGAGCTCGACGCCACATTACTTGCTTGGGGAACAGACCTCATTCGCGTCGACGGAGAGTGGTCGACGAAGAGAGCACGAGGTTACAAACGGGGCGTGCACGTCCGCAACCCGCATCAGCTTCGTCTGAACGCCTACCGAGTCCTTCTCACTCGCGGGCGTGACGGTACGGTCATTTTTGTCCCACCTCTTCTCGAGTTGGACGACACCGCGGATTTCCTCTCCGCGTGCGGATTCGTCTCGCTCGAAAATCGGTAA
- a CDS encoding HNH endonuclease: MDLFVAVTDGDWHELLSSTPGLDEANFWQPGGNTVFRALQPGGLFLFKLHAPRNVIVGGGFFAHASLYPVSLAWDAFGEKNGATTLEEMRRRIEKYRKQKPQPHDDYKIGCIILEEPFFFDREDWIPQPADWHPNIVQGKGYDTSDVVGRRLWDDVQQRLARRTARMTGTAAAPAASIAEPAARFGKPTIMTPRLGQGSFRVIVTDAFERRCAVTKERTLPALEAAHIRPYGQGGEHRVDNGLLLRRDLHALFDRGYVTVTPEYKFEVSRRLKEDFENGRDYYALQGRELWLPMALAERPNSQYLHWHNRERYLG, from the coding sequence ATGGATCTCTTCGTCGCCGTCACCGACGGAGACTGGCACGAGTTGCTGTCGAGCACGCCCGGGCTCGACGAGGCGAACTTCTGGCAGCCGGGCGGCAACACGGTGTTCCGCGCCCTCCAACCCGGCGGGCTCTTCCTCTTCAAGCTCCACGCGCCGCGCAACGTCATCGTGGGCGGCGGCTTCTTCGCACACGCGAGCCTCTACCCCGTCAGCCTGGCATGGGACGCCTTCGGCGAGAAGAACGGAGCCACGACGCTCGAGGAGATGCGGCGGCGCATCGAGAAGTACCGCAAGCAGAAGCCGCAGCCGCACGACGACTACAAAATCGGCTGCATCATCCTCGAAGAGCCGTTCTTCTTCGACCGCGAGGACTGGATCCCGCAGCCGGCCGACTGGCACCCCAACATCGTCCAAGGGAAGGGATACGACACGTCGGACGTCGTCGGCCGCCGCCTGTGGGATGACGTGCAGCAGCGGCTCGCGCGGCGCACCGCGCGGATGACAGGAACGGCCGCCGCGCCGGCTGCGTCGATCGCCGAACCGGCGGCGAGGTTCGGCAAGCCCACGATCATGACGCCGCGCCTCGGCCAGGGCTCCTTCCGCGTCATCGTCACCGATGCGTTCGAGCGACGCTGCGCCGTGACGAAGGAGCGCACGTTACCCGCGCTCGAGGCGGCACACATTCGTCCATACGGGCAAGGCGGCGAGCATCGCGTCGACAACGGGCTGCTCTTGCGTCGCGACCTCCACGCGCTCTTCGATCGCGGGTACGTAACGGTGACGCCCGAGTACAAGTTCGAGGTCAGCCGTCGGCTCAAGGAAGACTTCGAGAACGGGCGCGACTACTACGCGCTGCAAGGGCGGGAGCTGTGGCTGCCGATGGCGCTGGCGGAGAGGCCGAACTCGCAATACCTACACTGGCACAATCGGGAACGGTACCTGGGATGA